A single window of Jeotgalibacillus haloalkalitolerans DNA harbors:
- a CDS encoding ABC transporter permease: MKGLLLTRIRKDYDYQYGVIKTAIDWTVIVYLILPGLFFTGLFYRSLWVEPPVWFNWFDWRLAALAMAITMLSSKWRTFLYEADSVFLIKRKELIESILKESFIYNLVYSLVETGLVVVLVCPFIVNFLNISWYSILAFWISMACVKVFGKSMFYFAWLRFKGWRLRAAVISIGIVIFLSTFLITWLSLYIPLAAALPLVMLIILLPVLLKNSLLSPNRILDHGIKERGYKTRFIKKMFSMSYEVETPPKAKTRSKPWFFRKSGRIFKQPGPQKAMAELFIKHYARNREYTYIILRLMGAAGASAIFVPSAWAYLIIVSFLAFGAVSVSQQMWAQLIDQHAIGVKYKSRDAYFKIKRKTDLITVVPYTVFLLLYFI, translated from the coding sequence GTGAAGGGACTCCTGCTGACAAGAATCAGAAAAGATTATGATTATCAATATGGTGTCATTAAAACGGCAATTGACTGGACGGTCATTGTGTATCTGATCCTCCCGGGGCTGTTTTTTACCGGGCTTTTTTACAGGTCGCTCTGGGTAGAGCCTCCTGTCTGGTTCAACTGGTTCGACTGGCGGCTGGCTGCTCTTGCTATGGCGATCACGATGCTTTCTTCGAAGTGGAGAACTTTTCTGTATGAAGCGGATAGCGTCTTTTTAATTAAAAGAAAAGAACTGATTGAATCTATTTTGAAGGAAAGTTTTATCTATAATCTCGTCTATTCACTTGTGGAGACGGGTTTAGTCGTGGTGCTGGTCTGTCCATTTATCGTAAATTTTTTAAATATAAGCTGGTATTCCATCCTGGCATTCTGGATTTCAATGGCCTGTGTAAAGGTATTTGGCAAATCGATGTTTTACTTTGCGTGGCTGAGATTTAAAGGCTGGCGGTTAAGGGCTGCTGTCATCTCTATTGGAATTGTCATCTTTCTGAGTACATTTCTGATTACCTGGCTGAGCCTTTACATCCCTTTAGCGGCAGCTTTACCACTGGTCATGTTAATCATACTGCTCCCTGTCCTGCTGAAAAACAGCCTGTTATCTCCAAATAGAATACTGGATCATGGAATAAAAGAACGCGGATACAAAACACGCTTTATTAAGAAAATGTTTTCAATGTCTTATGAAGTGGAGACGCCTCCAAAAGCAAAAACCCGTTCGAAACCATGGTTTTTCAGAAAATCGGGCAGGATCTTTAAACAGCCCGGCCCGCAGAAAGCAATGGCTGAGCTCTTCATCAAGCACTATGCAAGAAACAGGGAGTATACTTATATCATTCTAAGGCTGATGGGCGCAGCCGGGGCATCGGCAATCTTTGTGCCCTCGGCCTGGGCTTATCTGATCATCGTGTCATTTCTGGCCTTTGGAGCCGTATCTGTCAGTCAGCAGATGTGGGCACAGCTAATCGATCAGCATGCAATTGGGGTGAAGTATAAATCAAGGGATGCCTACTTCAAAATTAAGCGTAAAACAGACCTGATTACGGTGGTTCCTTATACAGTTTTCCTGCTGCTCTATTTCATCTGA
- a CDS encoding ABC transporter ATP-binding protein, with protein sequence MLNVHIQSGSYQPNQPTIKDIQFDLNPGELLIMIGSNGAGKSTTLKGIMGQIPFFEGEVVFQENIRYSFIPERPVFYDELTLQEHLQFIADIEEIPEAEWKPRAEEWLGKFQLTKVLHELPGTFSKGMQQKAMLLLALLTKPSLWIIDEPFMGLDPSAVKLFMKLIREERERGAGIVMCTHILDTAEKIGDRFLIISEGTLSAYGTLQEVLTEYGAEDLYGCIPEAEST encoded by the coding sequence ATGCTGAATGTACATATTCAATCGGGCAGCTATCAGCCGAATCAGCCGACCATTAAAGATATCCAGTTTGATTTGAACCCTGGTGAGCTTTTGATAATGATCGGATCTAACGGTGCAGGAAAGAGTACGACACTAAAAGGCATTATGGGACAGATCCCATTTTTCGAAGGAGAAGTAGTATTTCAGGAAAATATCCGATATTCATTTATACCTGAGCGGCCTGTCTTTTATGACGAATTAACGCTACAGGAGCATCTTCAGTTTATTGCTGATATCGAAGAAATACCGGAAGCTGAATGGAAGCCAAGGGCAGAGGAGTGGCTGGGGAAATTTCAGTTAACAAAAGTCCTTCATGAACTGCCGGGGACGTTTTCAAAAGGGATGCAGCAAAAAGCCATGCTCCTCCTTGCACTCCTGACGAAACCTTCACTCTGGATTATTGACGAACCTTTTATGGGGCTGGACCCATCAGCTGTAAAACTTTTCATGAAGCTGATCAGGGAAGAGCGGGAGAGAGGCGCCGGTATTGTAATGTGTACGCATATACTGGATACAGCAGAAAAGATCGGTGACAGGTTTCTGATCATTTCCGAAGGAACACTTTCTGCATACGGCACACTTCAGGAAGTCCTCACAGAATACGGGGCAGAGGATCTTTACGGCTGTATTCCGGAGGCTGAATCAACGTGA
- a CDS encoding DeoR family transcriptional regulator produces MKPTTNRMLTRIKSVYMFIKENGTVTTNDLVDEFGITPRTIQRDLNVLAYNDLVTSPSRGKWTTTEKKVKIS; encoded by the coding sequence TTGAAACCAACTACGAACAGAATGCTGACGCGTATCAAATCTGTCTATATGTTCATTAAAGAAAACGGAACAGTGACTACAAATGATTTGGTAGATGAATTCGGCATTACACCTCGCACCATTCAAAGGGATTTGAATGTGTTAGCCTATAACGATTTAGTGACAAGTCCTAGTCGGGGCAAATGGACAACGACAGAAAAGAAAGTCAAAATTTCATAA
- a CDS encoding pseudouridine synthase gives MRLDKLLSNMGYGSRKEMKKWLKSGTVLVDGKPAKDGKQQVNPEQQTVTVNGEEVHYREFIYLMLNKPQGVISATEDGMHETVIDLIDPDYHLFEPFPVGRLDKDTEGFLLLTNDGALAHDLLSPKKHVAKTYFARIKGNVTEDDIEAFKRGVTLDDGYHTKPGELVILSAGETSEIELTITEGKFHQVKRMFQAVGKEVTFLKRLSMGPLELDKNLEPGEYRELTEEELVQLKSRSSSS, from the coding sequence ATGAGACTCGACAAACTGCTTTCCAATATGGGATATGGCAGCAGAAAAGAAATGAAAAAATGGCTGAAGTCAGGAACAGTCTTAGTAGACGGTAAGCCTGCAAAAGATGGAAAGCAACAGGTCAATCCTGAACAACAGACTGTCACTGTAAATGGTGAGGAAGTTCATTACCGTGAATTTATTTACCTCATGTTGAATAAACCCCAGGGTGTGATCTCAGCAACTGAAGACGGGATGCACGAAACAGTCATTGATCTGATTGATCCCGATTATCACTTGTTTGAGCCATTTCCTGTCGGGCGCCTTGATAAAGATACAGAAGGCTTTCTGCTACTGACAAATGACGGCGCACTTGCGCATGACCTGCTATCACCAAAAAAGCACGTTGCCAAAACCTATTTTGCCCGGATAAAAGGAAACGTAACAGAAGATGATATCGAAGCTTTCAAGCGGGGAGTCACACTCGACGACGGATACCATACCAAACCAGGTGAGCTCGTGATTCTATCAGCCGGTGAGACCTCAGAAATTGAACTGACCATCACCGAAGGCAAGTTCCATCAGGTCAAAAGAATGTTCCAGGCAGTCGGCAAAGAAGTCACATTCCTCAAAAGACTCTCCATGGGCCCGCTGGAACTGGACAAGAACCTTGAGCCGGGAGAATATCGTGAGCTGACAGAGGAAGAATTGGTTCAATTGAAGAGTCGATCAAGCAGTAGTTAA
- a CDS encoding putative polysaccharide biosynthesis protein produces the protein MSTSTLVRGTFILTLGTFISKFLGLFYVIPFNELVRDEPGALALYQYGYIPYTIFLSIATAGVPLAVSKFISKYNAIGEYEVGRKLFRSGLILMSLTGIFAFLMMYLFAPVFAGMVIESNDQQVSVEQVISVIRAVSFALIIIPVMSLIRGFFQGYQSMGPTAVSNVIEQIVRIVFLLAGVYVVLFIMDGSMTQAIGVATFAAFVGGVASLALLVVYYLKRKPHLDKMSATGKNEMDISIKDMYKEIILYSIPFVLVGVANPLFQLIDSLTFNKAMVSIGLAAVTDIQLEVLNFTTHKLVIIPVSLATAFAMTLIPVITSSFSKGNWSNLNRQIDQTFQILLFLTMPAAIGLSLLAEPAYTVFYGANELGTEVLRTYAPVAILFAIYTVTAAMMQGINEQRWSVLSLLIGLLVKLVLNIPLVQMMEVQGAVLATSIGYVAAIVINLLVIKYFAAYKYRMVVKRTLLMLIFNVIMAVPVLIVYFGLDLVMNPENRLHAVIILAICGLVGAFVYAVLSMKSRLADRLFGERITRLRNKFS, from the coding sequence ATGTCTACATCCACACTTGTCAGAGGTACATTTATTCTGACGTTAGGTACTTTTATTTCCAAGTTTCTCGGACTTTTTTATGTCATTCCATTTAATGAGCTGGTACGTGATGAGCCTGGTGCGCTTGCACTTTACCAGTATGGATATATACCATATACGATTTTTCTATCTATTGCGACAGCTGGCGTTCCGCTTGCCGTGTCGAAATTTATATCAAAATATAATGCAATCGGTGAATACGAGGTGGGGAGGAAGTTATTCCGCTCCGGTCTGATTCTGATGTCACTGACTGGTATTTTTGCATTCCTGATGATGTATCTGTTCGCGCCGGTATTTGCCGGCATGGTGATTGAATCAAATGATCAGCAGGTCAGTGTGGAACAGGTGATATCCGTGATCAGGGCTGTCAGCTTTGCACTGATTATTATTCCGGTCATGAGTCTGATCAGAGGCTTTTTCCAGGGATATCAGTCGATGGGACCAACCGCTGTATCAAATGTCATTGAACAGATTGTCCGGATCGTCTTCTTATTAGCTGGTGTGTACGTTGTACTGTTTATTATGGACGGTTCCATGACACAGGCAATCGGTGTAGCGACATTTGCAGCATTCGTCGGCGGTGTGGCCAGTCTTGCGTTACTCGTCGTGTACTACCTGAAGCGTAAACCTCATTTAGATAAAATGAGTGCTACCGGTAAAAACGAAATGGATATTTCGATAAAAGATATGTATAAGGAAATTATCCTGTACTCGATTCCTTTCGTTCTTGTCGGGGTAGCAAATCCGTTATTCCAGTTAATCGACTCACTGACGTTTAATAAAGCAATGGTATCAATCGGACTTGCAGCAGTAACAGATATTCAGCTTGAGGTGCTGAACTTTACAACGCATAAGCTGGTTATTATTCCGGTATCTCTTGCGACGGCATTTGCCATGACTTTGATTCCGGTCATTACGTCAAGCTTTTCAAAAGGAAACTGGAGTAATCTGAACAGACAGATTGACCAGACATTTCAGATTTTGCTGTTTCTGACAATGCCTGCAGCAATCGGGCTGTCACTGCTTGCTGAACCTGCCTATACAGTATTCTACGGTGCAAATGAGCTTGGTACAGAAGTGCTCAGAACCTACGCACCTGTTGCCATTTTATTTGCAATCTACACAGTAACGGCTGCCATGATGCAGGGGATTAACGAACAGCGGTGGAGTGTGCTGAGCCTGCTGATCGGTCTGCTTGTCAAGCTGGTACTGAACATTCCGCTCGTTCAGATGATGGAAGTGCAGGGAGCTGTTCTTGCAACAAGTATTGGTTATGTTGCAGCAATCGTGATTAATTTACTAGTAATTAAATATTTTGCAGCTTATAAGTACAGAATGGTTGTCAAACGTACATTACTGATGCTGATCTTCAATGTGATTATGGCGGTTCCTGTGCTGATCGTTTACTTCGGACTGGACCTGGTGATGAATCCTGAAAACAGACTGCACGCAGTGATTATTTTAGCAATATGCGGACTTGTCGGTGCATTTGTCTATGCTGTACTCAGTATGAAATCCCGCCTTGCAGACCGCCTGTTCGGAGAGCGCATTACCCGCTTACGTAATAAATTTTCTTAA
- a CDS encoding NAD(P)/FAD-dependent oxidoreductase, with protein sequence MKYDVIIVGGGPSGLMAAIAAGEKKERVLLIDKGTKLGRKLAISGGGRCNVTNRLPVDEIIKHIPGNGRFLYSAFSVFNNEDIIAFFEGLGVALKEEDHGRMFPVSNKAQSVVDALLRRLGELNVEIRTNAPVKDLMVEDGKVIGIETRNGEEILADSVVLAVGGKSVPQTGSEGDGYPWVEKAGHTVTDLFPTEVPLLSSEPFIKNKSLQGLALRDAAVSVLKKNGKPIVTHQMDMLFTHFGLSGPAILRCSQYAVKEMKKQKGAPVTVRINVMPDQNAENVFQQLHQMAKDDAKKAVKNVWKGFAPERYIHFLMELTEIDPDQQAGTISSEKIRGMAGLLTAFEMKVNGTQSIEKAFVTGGGVSIKEIEPKTMKSKKCEGLFLCGELLDIHGYTGGYNITSALVTGRLAGSNAAGE encoded by the coding sequence ATGAAATACGATGTAATTATCGTCGGTGGCGGTCCATCAGGGCTGATGGCAGCAATCGCAGCCGGCGAAAAGAAAGAACGCGTTCTTTTAATTGATAAAGGCACAAAGCTTGGACGAAAGCTTGCCATCTCAGGCGGCGGGCGCTGTAATGTAACAAACCGCCTCCCTGTTGATGAGATCATTAAGCATATTCCGGGTAATGGCCGATTTTTATATAGTGCATTTTCCGTCTTTAACAATGAAGACATCATCGCCTTTTTTGAAGGTCTTGGCGTTGCGTTAAAAGAAGAGGACCACGGCAGAATGTTCCCTGTGTCAAATAAAGCACAATCTGTAGTGGATGCGCTTCTCAGGAGACTTGGCGAGTTAAATGTGGAGATCAGAACAAATGCTCCGGTAAAAGATCTGATGGTTGAAGACGGTAAAGTTATAGGGATTGAAACGAGAAACGGCGAAGAAATCCTGGCTGATTCAGTCGTACTGGCAGTAGGTGGAAAATCAGTTCCGCAGACAGGTTCAGAAGGTGACGGCTATCCGTGGGTTGAAAAAGCGGGGCATACGGTCACTGATCTCTTCCCTACTGAAGTACCGCTCCTTTCTAGTGAGCCTTTTATCAAAAATAAATCACTTCAGGGTCTTGCGCTAAGAGATGCAGCAGTAAGCGTACTGAAGAAAAACGGCAAGCCAATCGTCACCCACCAGATGGATATGCTGTTTACACATTTCGGACTCTCAGGCCCTGCGATTCTGCGCTGCAGTCAATACGCAGTGAAAGAAATGAAAAAGCAAAAAGGCGCACCGGTTACAGTGCGGATTAACGTCATGCCTGATCAAAATGCAGAAAACGTTTTTCAGCAGCTTCACCAAATGGCGAAAGATGATGCTAAAAAAGCTGTAAAAAATGTCTGGAAAGGTTTCGCGCCTGAACGCTACATTCATTTCCTTATGGAGTTAACCGAGATTGACCCGGATCAGCAGGCGGGAACAATTTCTTCAGAGAAAATCCGGGGGATGGCCGGGTTGCTGACTGCTTTTGAAATGAAAGTGAACGGTACCCAATCAATAGAAAAAGCATTTGTGACCGGCGGCGGTGTTTCCATTAAGGAAATAGAACCGAAAACAATGAAATCGAAAAAGTGTGAAGGGTTATTTTTATGCGGCGAGCTGCTGGATATTCACGGGTATACGGGTGGATATAATATTACTTCTGCGCTTGTGACAGGAAGACTGGCAGGGAGTAATGCGGCTGGTGAATAA
- a CDS encoding rhodanese-like domain-containing protein, with protein MSELNTITASEVQKKLEAGEELNLIDVRENDEVAEGMIPQATHIPMGDISMHLDELDQDKEYIVICRSGRRSENVGWFLHDHGYKVTNMTGGMLEYEGETKPKA; from the coding sequence ATGTCTGAATTAAACACAATTACTGCAAGTGAAGTACAAAAGAAGCTTGAAGCAGGTGAAGAACTGAACCTGATTGATGTACGTGAAAATGATGAAGTAGCTGAAGGGATGATCCCTCAGGCAACGCATATCCCAATGGGTGACATTTCAATGCATCTTGATGAACTGGATCAGGATAAAGAGTACATCGTGATCTGCCGCTCCGGCCGCCGAAGTGAAAATGTAGGCTGGTTCCTGCATGACCACGGTTATAAAGTAACGAATATGACTGGCGGTATGCTTGAGTATGAGGGCGAGACAAAGCCTAAAGCGTAA
- the leuS gene encoding leucine--tRNA ligase, protein MSFDHKVIEKKWQKHWLEEKTFKTDEDFSIKKFYALDMFPYPSGAGLHVGHPEGYTATDILSRYKRMQGYNVLHPMGWDAFGLPAEQYALDTGNSPAEFTKKNIDTFRRQIQELGFSYDWDREVSTTDPEYYKWTQWIFLKLYEQGLAYVDEVAVNWCPALGTVLANEEVIDGKSERGGHPVERRPMKQWVLKITAYADRLIDDLEELDWPESIKDMQRNWVGRSEGAELTFNIDSTDEKFDVFTTRPDTLFGATYAVLAPEHPLVEKITTADQKAAVEAYINEIKSKSDLERTDLAKEKTGVFTGAYAINPVNDEKMPIWIADYVLMSYGSGAIMAVPAHDERDYEFAQEFNLPIREVVEGGDISKEAYTGEGKHVNSGFLDGLGKEEAIAKSIEWLEEKDLGTKKITYRLRDWLFSRQRYWGEPIPIIHWEDGTMSGVPESELPLELPKTENIKPSGTGESPLANIEEWVNVTHPETGMKGRRETNTMPQWAGSCWYYLRYIDPTNSEALADPEKIKHWLPVDIYVGGAEHAVLHLLYARFWHKVLYDIGVVPTKEPFQKLFNQGMILGENNEKMSKSKGNVVNPDEIIRTHGADTLRVYEMFMGPLEASVAWSENGLDGARRFLERIWRLLVTDQGALTDKVKDQPNEALEKTYHQTVKKVTEDIEGIRFNTAISQLMVFVNEAYKVDVIPADYIKGFVKMLSPFAPHIAEELWEKVGQGELSYSEWPTFDESKLVSDEVEIVVQINGKLKKKLMVPREATREEMESLAMDQDEVKSAIEGKTVRKVIAVPGKLVNIVAN, encoded by the coding sequence ATGAGCTTTGATCATAAGGTGATCGAAAAGAAATGGCAGAAGCACTGGCTTGAAGAAAAAACCTTCAAGACAGATGAAGATTTTTCAATAAAGAAATTTTACGCACTTGATATGTTCCCGTATCCATCCGGCGCAGGTCTTCATGTAGGACACCCGGAAGGCTATACAGCGACTGATATCCTTTCACGCTACAAGCGTATGCAGGGATACAATGTGCTTCATCCAATGGGATGGGATGCATTCGGACTGCCTGCTGAGCAGTATGCACTTGATACAGGTAACAGCCCGGCAGAATTTACAAAGAAAAATATTGATACATTCCGCCGTCAGATCCAGGAGCTTGGCTTCTCGTATGACTGGGACCGTGAAGTAAGCACAACTGATCCTGAGTACTACAAGTGGACACAGTGGATCTTCCTGAAGCTTTACGAGCAGGGTCTTGCTTATGTGGACGAGGTAGCGGTGAACTGGTGCCCGGCACTTGGGACGGTTCTTGCAAATGAAGAAGTCATCGATGGTAAAAGTGAGCGTGGCGGTCACCCTGTAGAGCGCCGTCCGATGAAGCAGTGGGTGCTGAAAATCACTGCTTATGCGGACCGTCTGATTGATGACCTTGAAGAACTTGACTGGCCTGAAAGCATTAAAGATATGCAGCGTAACTGGGTCGGCCGTTCTGAAGGTGCTGAACTCACTTTTAACATTGACAGCACTGATGAGAAGTTCGATGTATTCACAACGCGTCCGGATACACTTTTCGGTGCAACTTACGCAGTGCTTGCACCTGAGCATCCGCTCGTTGAAAAAATCACAACAGCTGATCAAAAGGCTGCAGTTGAAGCTTATATCAATGAAATTAAATCAAAGAGTGATCTTGAACGTACAGACCTTGCAAAAGAAAAGACAGGCGTATTCACAGGTGCTTATGCAATCAATCCAGTAAATGATGAAAAAATGCCGATCTGGATTGCAGATTATGTACTGATGAGCTACGGTAGCGGCGCAATTATGGCTGTACCGGCTCATGATGAGAGAGACTATGAGTTCGCACAGGAATTTAACCTGCCGATCCGTGAAGTCGTTGAAGGCGGAGATATCTCTAAAGAAGCTTATACAGGAGAAGGTAAGCATGTGAACTCAGGCTTCCTTGATGGGCTTGGCAAAGAAGAAGCCATTGCGAAATCAATAGAATGGCTTGAAGAGAAGGACCTTGGCACTAAGAAAATCACTTACCGTCTGCGTGACTGGTTATTCAGCCGTCAGCGCTACTGGGGTGAGCCGATTCCGATCATCCACTGGGAAGACGGAACAATGTCAGGCGTACCTGAATCAGAGCTCCCGCTTGAACTGCCAAAAACAGAGAATATCAAACCTTCAGGTACAGGTGAGTCACCGCTGGCAAATATTGAAGAGTGGGTTAATGTGACACACCCTGAAACAGGCATGAAGGGGCGCCGTGAGACAAATACAATGCCTCAGTGGGCGGGAAGCTGCTGGTACTACCTGCGCTATATCGACCCGACGAACAGTGAAGCACTTGCTGATCCGGAAAAAATCAAGCACTGGCTGCCTGTAGATATCTATGTCGGCGGAGCAGAGCATGCTGTTCTGCACCTGCTTTACGCACGTTTCTGGCACAAAGTACTTTACGATATCGGCGTTGTACCGACAAAAGAGCCATTCCAGAAGCTGTTCAACCAGGGAATGATTCTTGGTGAAAATAACGAAAAAATGAGTAAATCAAAAGGGAACGTTGTAAACCCTGATGAAATCATCCGCACACACGGTGCAGATACACTGCGCGTCTACGAAATGTTCATGGGACCGCTTGAAGCATCTGTTGCATGGTCTGAAAACGGTCTTGACGGTGCAAGAAGATTCCTTGAGCGTATCTGGCGTCTGCTGGTAACCGATCAGGGCGCATTGACAGATAAAGTAAAAGATCAGCCGAATGAAGCACTTGAAAAAACGTATCACCAGACTGTGAAAAAAGTGACTGAAGATATTGAAGGCATCCGTTTTAATACGGCGATTTCACAGCTGATGGTATTTGTAAATGAAGCTTACAAAGTCGACGTTATTCCTGCTGACTACATTAAAGGCTTTGTTAAAATGCTGTCACCATTTGCTCCTCACATTGCTGAAGAGCTGTGGGAAAAGGTTGGACAAGGCGAGCTCAGCTATTCTGAATGGCCAACATTCGATGAGTCCAAGCTGGTAAGCGATGAAGTTGAGATCGTTGTGCAGATTAACGGCAAGCTAAAGAAAAAGCTGATGGTACCACGCGAAGCAACACGCGAAGAAATGGAATCACTTGCAATGGATCAGGACGAAGTAAAGTCTGCCATTGAAGGAAAAACAGTCCGTAAAGTGATCGCTGTTCCAGGCAAACTGGTTAATATCGTAGCAAACTGA